A genomic window from Deltaproteobacteria bacterium IMCC39524 includes:
- a CDS encoding cytochrome c3 family protein translates to MLKRTFSLTIRTLLVLVCVIKTGTTISEAASSTEPPLTPPEHQSIHQKASACWEDFEVPFSDDPKDCQSVCDTCHKFATVIGGKDNPEAYTTDVIFPQDIKNEASWNKIGSLQRSCRNCHTDITEAEPGLNHEIFVEYYAFGSNQNFKETSLKLYDNYILCTTCHSPHREEIALLRISNQGSTLCLDCHST, encoded by the coding sequence ATGCTTAAAAGGACCTTTTCATTAACAATAAGAACTCTTCTCGTCCTCGTTTGTGTTATCAAGACGGGCACAACCATTTCAGAAGCAGCCTCCTCTACAGAGCCCCCACTTACGCCCCCTGAACATCAAAGCATCCATCAAAAAGCATCAGCCTGCTGGGAAGATTTCGAAGTGCCTTTCAGTGATGACCCTAAAGACTGCCAGAGCGTTTGTGATACCTGCCACAAATTTGCAACAGTCATTGGGGGCAAGGACAACCCTGAGGCATACACAACAGATGTAATATTCCCTCAAGACATAAAGAATGAAGCCAGCTGGAACAAAATTGGCTCGTTGCAAAGATCATGCAGAAATTGCCACACAGACATAACAGAGGCAGAGCCAGGTTTAAACCATGAAATTTTCGTAGAATATTACGCGTTTGGTTCGAACCAGAATTTCAAGGAGACCAGCCTGAAACTTTATGATAACTACATTCTTTGCACAACCTGCCATAGCCCGCATCGTGAAGAGATCGCTCTTTTGAGGATCTCAAACCAGGGGTCAACACTTTGCCTGGACTGTCACAGTACCTGA